One window of Opisthocomus hoazin isolate bOpiHoa1 chromosome 13, bOpiHoa1.hap1, whole genome shotgun sequence genomic DNA carries:
- the GCN1 gene encoding stalled ribosome sensor GCN1 isoform X1: MAADTQISDTLKRFAVKVTTASVKERREILSELGRCISGKDLPEGAVKGLCKLFCLTLHRYRDAASRRALQLALQQLAESQPDATAKNLLQSLQSSGIGGKAGAPSKSSGSAALLALSWTCLLVRTVFPTPEKRQGETWKKLVEVQCLLLLEVLGGCHKQAVDGAVKKLNRLWKENQDLVDQYLSIILGLEQNQSYAAMLGLVVQFCTAQKETDIVKRHKSALLDFYLKTILMSKTKPQKHVLDSCSPLLRYVSHAEFKDLVLPTLQKSLLRSPENVIETISCLLVSVNLDLSQYALDIVKGLAGHLKSNSVQLMDEAVVALKNLARQCSDPSAVESLGRHLFAILGGSEGKLTVVAQKMSVLSGIGSLSHHVVSGCSSQALAGTMAELFIPFLQQEVHEGTLVHAVSVLALWCARFTMEVPKKLVEWQKKAFSLKTSTSAVRHAYLQCMLASFKGDTLLQGMDLLPMLIQTVEKAASQSTQVPMVTEGVAAALLICRMSVIEGQAESKLSGFWQLILDEKKQIFTSEKFLQSASEEAMCTVLQLAERLLLDHAQRLPESKVQQYHRALVAVLLSRTWHVRRQAHQTVRKLLSSLGGYKLAYGLLEELKVVLSSHKVLPHEVLVMESGELSEVGKTYVPPRVLHEALCVISSVAGLDVDSSEPEKLALEMLLVSHHPSVVAVQPGLWSALLIKMKIDPKDFITKHLNDILPRITAYTPENQSSMNAAGSLALLSPDRVLPQLISTISASMENPALCQVTREEFAIMKTPEGELYDKSIIQSAQQDSMKKANMKRENKAYSFKEQIIELELKEEIKKKKGIKDEVQLTSKQKELMQAQLERESQIRKRLKELDNELETALGLLDAVIKKKPPGLTQYIPGLISSFLPLFRSPLAAPRIKDPFLSLASCVMPARLKTFGTLVSHVTLRLMKPECELDESWCQEQLPTALNRVVSLLHAHTVPSRTGKGEPGAAPLSAPAFSLVFPLLKTVMTEAPHDSEDKEEFLVKILQILTVHAQLRSSTNGQALLVDENGPELLPRRDMLVLLTLVIGTGSPRLQVLASNALTTLCTSSSGEDGCAYAEQEEVDVLLQALQSPCMNVRDAVLRGLMELQMVLPTPDSDEKNGLNLLRRLWVVKFDVEGEIQKLAERLWESMGLELQPDLCSLLIKDVIYHEEAVRQAGAEALSRAVAQYRNQAAEVMNKLTEIYQEKLYRPPPVLDALGRVISESPPDQWEARCGIALALNKLSQHLDSSQVKPLFQFFVPDALNDRSPEVRKCMLDAALSTLNTHGKDNVNSLLPVFEEFLKNAPNDASYDAVRQSVVILMGSLAKHLDKSDPKVKPIVGKLIAALSTPSQQVQESVASCLPPLVPAIKEDAGGMIQKLMQLLLESDKYAERKGAAYGLAGLVKGLGILSLKQQEMMTTLTDAIQDKKNFRRREGALFAFEMLCSMLGKLFEPYVVHVLPHLLLCFGDGNQYVREAADDCAKAVMSNLSTHGVKLVLPSLLAALEEESWRTKAGSVELLGAMAYCAPKQLSSCLPNIVPKLTEVLTDSHVKVQNAGQQALRQIGSVIRNPEILAIAPVLLDALTDPSRKTQKCLQTLLDTKFVHFIDAPSLALIMPIVQRAFQDRSTDTRKMAAQIIGNMYSLTDQKDLAPYLPSVTPGLKASLLDPVPEVRTVSAKALGAMVKGMGESCFEDLLPWLMETLTYEQSSVDRSGAAQGLAEVMAGLGVEKLEKLMPEIVATASKVDIAPHVRDGYIMMFNYLPITFGDKFTPYVGPIIPCILKALADENEFVRDTALRAGQRIISMYAETAIALLLPQLEDGLFDDLWRIRFSSVQLLGDLLFHISGVTGKMTTETASEDDNFGTAQSNKAIINALGVERRNRVLAGLYMGRSDTQLVVRQASLHVWKIVVSNTPRTLREILPTLFGLLLKFLASTCADKRTVAARTLGDLVRKLGEKILPEIIPILEDGLRSDKSDERQGVCIGLSEIMKSTSRDAVLLFSESLVPTVRKALCDPLEEVREAAAKTFEQLHSTIGHQALEDILPFLLRQLDNEETSDFAVDGLKQVMAVKSRVVLPYLVPKLTTPPVNTRVLAFLSSVAGDALTRHLGVILPAMMSALKEKLGTSEEQLEMANCQSVILSVEDDAGQRIITEDLLEATRSPELGMRQAAAVILNIYCSKTKADYTGHLKSLVSGLIRLFNDTNPVVLNESWDALNSITKKLDAGNQLALIEDLHKDIRIVGNEAKGEHVPGFCIPKKGVTSILLVLREGVLTGNPEQKEEAAKALGLVIKLTSAESLKPSVVSITGPLIRILGDRFSWNVKVALLETLSLLLAKVEIALKPFLPQLQTTFTKALQDSNRAVRLKAADALGKLIVIHVKVDPLFTELLNGIRSSDDSAIRDTMLQALRFVTRGAGAKVDAAIRKNISMVLLGMLGHDEDATRMASAGCLAELCAFLSEEELSTVLHQHLLADVSGIDWMVRHGRSLALSVAVSVAPSRLCSPKYYNSVQEMILSNATADRIPIAVSGIRGMGFLMKYHMEGGGTLPPKLSNLFIKCLQNSSSDIKLVAEKMIWWANKNHLPSLDPQTIKPILKALLDNTKDKNTSVRAYSDQAIVNLLKMRAGEEVLESVSKILDAASLELLNESCRRSLKKLAGQADSEEQIDDTILT; this comes from the exons ATGGCGGCCGACACGCAG ATTTCTGATACGCTGAAGCGGTTTGCGGTAAAAGTAACTACAGCCAGCGTGAAGGAACGGAGAGAGATCCTCAGCGAGCTGGGAAGATGCATTTCTGGGAAAG ATCTTCCAGAGGGTGCAGTGAAAGGCCTTTGCAAACTCTTCTGCCTTACTCTGCATCGATACCG CGATGCGGCGTCCCGCAGAGCCCTGCAGCTGGCACTTCAGCAGCTCGCAGAATCCCAACCAGACGCAACGGCAAAAAACCTTCTGCAGTCACTTCAGTCTTCAGGGATCGGCGGCAAGGCTGGAGCTCCCAG TAAGAGCAGTggatctgcagctctgctggcgCTCTCCTGGACGTGCCTGCTTGTACGCACAGTCTTTCCAACACCCGAGAAGAGACAGGGAGAAACATGGAAGAAACTG GTGGAGGTTCAGTGTTTGCTCCTTTTGGAAGTCCTGGGAGGTTGTCACAAGCAGGCGGTTGATGGGGCTGTGAAGAAACTGAACAGGCTGTGGAAGGAG aatcAAGACCTGGTGGATCAGTACCTATCCATCATTCTTGGTCTTGAACAAAACCAGAGCTACGCTGCAATGCTGGGACTTGTGGTGCAGTTTTGCACAGCCCAGAAAGAGACTGATATTGTTAAACGCCACAAG agTGCTCTTCTGGACTTCTACTTGAAGACCATCCTTATGAGCAAGACAAAGCCTCAGAAGCACGTGCTG GACAGCTGTTCCCCGCTGCTTCGGTACGTGTCTCACGCTGAGTTCAAGGACTTAGTTTTGCCAACTCTGCAGAAATCCCTGCTACGGAGTCCTGAGAACGTAATTGAAA CAATCTCTTGCTTGCTCGTGTCTGTGAACCTGGATCTCAGCCAGTATGCTCTAGACATTGTGAAAGGACTGGCCG GTCATCTGAAATCCAACAGTGTGCAGCTGATGGACGAAGCAGTCGTGGCGTTGAAGAACTTGGCTCGACAGTGTAGCGATCCTTCAGCTGTGGAGTCGCTGGGAAGACACCTTTTTGCCATCTTAGGGG GCTCAGAAGGGAAGCTGACAGTTGTTGCCCAGAAGATGAGTGTCCTTTCAG GGATTGGCAGCCTTAGTCACCATGTGGTTTCTGGGTGCTCTAGCCAAGCTCTGGCTGGAACCATGGCTGAGCTTTTCATCCCCTTCCTGCAACAAGAAG TCCATGAAGGCACGTTGGTTCATGCAGTCTCTGTCCTGGCTCTTTGGTGTGCTCGGTTCACTATGGAAGTTCCTAAGAAGCTGGTAGAATGGCAAAAGAAAGCCTTCAGCCTTAAAACCTCTACTTCAGCTGTGAGACATGCCTACCTGCAGTGCATGCTAGCCTCTTTCAAAG GTGACACATTATTACAGGGGATGGACTTGCTACCAATGCTGATCCAGACAGTAGAGAAAGCAGCATCTCAGAGTACTCAGGTTCCCATGGTAACTGAAGGAGTTGCTGCGGCTTTGTTGATCTGCAGGATGTCTGTAATTGAGGGGCAAGCTG AGTCTAAGCTGAGTGGTTTCTGGCAGCTGATTCTGgatgagaaaaaacaaatttttacATCTGAGAAGTTCTTGCAGTCTGCATCAGAGGAAG CGATGTGTACAGTCCTGCAGCTGGCAGAGCGCCTTCTCTTGGATCATGCACAACGGCTGCCCGAAAGTAAAGTTCA gCAGTATCACCGTGCCCTGGTGGCAGTCCTGCTGAGTCGGACCTGGCACGTTCGAAGACAGGCCCACCAAACAGTTAGGAAGCTCTTGTCCTCTCTGGGAGGGTACAAACTGGCCTATGGGCTCCTGGAGGAGCTGAAAGTGGTTCTCAGTTCTCATAAG GTTCTGCCTCATGAGGTCCTGGTGATGGAGTCAGGAGAGCTGTCGGAGGTAGGAAAGACGTACGTTCCTCCCCGTGTCCTTCATGAGGCGCTCTGTGTCATCTCAAGTGTGGCAGGGCTTGATGTGGATTCCTCGGAGCCAGAAAAGCTGGCtctggagatgctgctggtgAGCCATCATCCATCTGTAG TGGCAGTACAGCCGGGTCTTTGGTCAGCCCTCCTCATCAAGATGAAAATAGATCCCAAAGACTTCATTACCAAACACCTGAATGACATATTACCCAGGATCACTGCCTACACTCCGGAGAACCAG TCATCTATGAATGCGGCGGGATCTCTTGCTCTGCTCTCACCTGATAGAGTGCTCCCACAGCTCATCAGTACTATCTCAGCATCAATGGAGAATCCAGCTCTGTGCCAGGTTACTCGAGAGGAATTTGCCATCATGAAGACACCAGAGGGAGAACTGTATGACAAATCTATAATACAGAG tGCTCAACAGGATAGTATGAAAAAGGCTAACATGAAGAGGGAAAACAAAGCTTATTCCTTCAAGGAACAAATCATTGAGCTGGAGCTGAAGGAG GagataaagaagaagaaaggaataaaGGATGAGGTGCAACTGACCAGCAAGCAGAAGGAGCTGATGCAGGCACAGCTGGAAAGGGAGTCTCAGATAAGAAAACGGCTGAAGGAG CTTGATAATGAGCTGGAAACAGCCCTAGGACTCCTGGACGCTGTTATAAAGAAAAAGCCTCCTGGTCTAACTCAGTACATCCCTGGCCTCATCAGTTCCTTCTTGCCGCTTTTTCGATCGCCTTTGGCTGCTCCAAGGATTAAGgatccttttctttccttagctTCCTGTGTCATGCCTGCTCGACTGAAAACCTTTG GTACTTTAGTGAGCCATGTGACCTTGCGCCTGATGAAACCGGAGTGTGAGTTAGATGAATCCTGGTGTCAAGAACAGCTGCCTACTGCTCTGAACAGAGTTGTCAGCTTGCTGCATGCCCATACTGTTCCTAGCCGAACTGGCAAGGGAGAGCCAG GTGCTGCCCCGTTATCAGCTCCAGCGTTTTCCTTAGTCTTTCCTCTCCTAAAGACGGTTATGACCGAGGCACCTCATGACAGTGAAGACAAGGAGGAGTTTCTGGTCAAGATTCTGCAGATCCTGACGGTCCATGCTCAGCTGAGATCATCAACAAATGGCCAGGCTTTGCTGGTGGATGAG AATGGCCCAGAGTTGCTGCCCCGGAGGGACATGCTGGTTCTGCTGACCCTGGTGATAGGAACAGGTTCTCCACGGTTACAG GTTTTGGCTTCCAATGCACTGACCACCCTGTGCACGAGCAGCAGCGGGGAGGACGGCTGTGCCTACGCAGAACAGGAGGAGGTCGACGTGTTGCTTCAGGCCCTGCAATCTCCATGCATGAATGTTCGAGATGCAGTTCTCAGG GGACTGATGGAGCTACAAATGGTTCTACCAACGCCAGACAGTGATGAAAAGAATGGACTGAATCTGTTGCGTCGCCTTTGGGTAGTAAAGTTTGATGTGGAAGGCGAGATTCAGAAGTTGGCAGAGAG GTTGTGGGAGTCCATGGGTCTGGAGCTGCAGCCTGACCTCTGCTCTCTGCTGATCAAAGATGTCATCTACCACGAAGAGGCAGTGCGACAAGCCGGTGCTGAAGCTCTTTCCAGAGCTGTAGCTCAATATCGAAACCAAGCAGCAGAGGTCATGAATAAACTTACAGAGATTTACCAGGAGAAGCTCTAC AGGCCACCTCCAGTTTTGGATGCTTTGGGACGAGTGATATCTGAATCACCGCCTGACCAGTGGGAAGCAAG GTGTGGCATCGCTTTGGCCCTCAACAAGCTCTCACAGCATCTGGACAGCTCTCAGGTGAAGCCCCTCTTTCAGTTTTTTGTGCCGGATGCTCTGAACGATCGCAGTCCTGAAGTCAGGAAGTGCATGTTAGATGCAGCTCTTTCAACACTCAACACTCACGGCAAA gacaATGTTAACTCTCTCTTGCCAGTGTTTGAAGAATTCCTGAAAAATGCTCCTAATGATGCCAGTTATGATGCTGTCAGGCAGAGCGTGGTCATTCTGATGGGTTCACTGGCAAAACATCTGGACAAGAGTGACCCGAAGGTGAAACCAATTGTTGGCAAACTGATAGCAGCATTGTCCACACCATCTCAGCAG GTTCAGGAGTCAGTGGCAAGCTGTTTACCGCCTCTGGTGCCTGCGATTAAGGAGGATGCAGGAGGAATGATACAGAAGCTAATGCAGCTGCTCTTAGAGTCTGATAAGTATGCTGAGCGCAAAGGAGCAGCTTACGGGCTGGCAGGCCTGGTGAAAGGCCTTGGCATCCTCTCTCTCAAGCAGCAGGAGATGATGACCACGCTGACTGATGCTATCCAGGACAAGAAGAACTTCCGTCGGCGTGAAG GGGCTCTGTTTGCCTTCGAGATGCTCTGCAGCATGCTTGGAAAGCTCTTTGAGCCCTACGTGGTTCATGTGCTACCtcatttgctgctttgttttggagATGGGAACCAGTACGTGCGAGAG GCTGCAGATGACTGTGCCAAAGCCGTGATGAGCAACTTGAGTACTCACGGAgtgaagctggttttgccatCACTTCTTGCAGCACTAGAAGAGGAATCTTGGAGAACCAAAGCTG GATCAGTGGAACTGCTGGGAGCTATGGCGTACTGTGCTCCCAAACAGCTCTCTTCCTGCTTACCCAATATTGTGCCAAAACTTACGGAAGTGCTCACAGATTCTCATGTCAAGGTGCAGAATGCGGGTCAGCAAGCGCTCAGGCAGATTGGGTCCGTCATCAGGAATCCAGAGATCCTGG CAATCGCTCCCGTTCTGCTGGATGCTCTCACTGACCCCTCCAGGAAGACCCAGAAGTGTCTGCAGACTCTACTGGATACCAAATTTGTCCATTTCATTGATGCACCATCCTTAGCACTGATCATGCCAATTGTTCAGAGAGCTTTTCAAGATCGTTCCACGGACACCAGGAAGATGGCTGCCCAGATCATTGGGAACATGTACTCCCTGACTGACCAGAAG GATCTGGCTCCTTACCTACCCAGTGTGACTCCTGGGCTGAAGGCGTCTCTGCTGGATCCTGTACCCGAA GTGCGTACAGTGTCTGCAAAGGCACTGGGAGCCATGGTGAAGGGTATGGGAGAATCGTGCTTTGAGGATTTGCTGCCGTGGCTGATGGAGACACTGACATACGAGCAGAGCTCAGTGGATCGATCTGGTGCTGCTCAAG gtctGGCAGAAGTTATGGCTGGTTTGGGGGTAGAAAAGCTGGAGAAACTTATGCCGGAGATTGTAGCTACTGCCAGTAAAGTGGATATTGCTCCACATGTACGAGATGGTTATATCATGATGTTCAACTACCTGCCAATTACCTTTGGAGACAAGTTCACTCCCTATGTTGGTCCCATCATTCCTTGTATCCTTAAG GCACTGGCAGATGAGAATGAGTTTGTGCGGGACACAGCCCTGCGCGCTGGCCAGAGGATCATCAGTATGTATGCCGAGACGGCCATCGCGCTTCTCCTGCCACAGCTTGAGGATGGCCTGTTTGATGACTTGTGGAGGATAAG GTTTAGCTCAGTTCAGCTCCTTGGAGATCTCCTATTCCATATCTCAGGAGTCACTGGAAAAATGACAACAGAAACTGCCTCGGAGGATGATAACTTTGGAACAGCCCAGTCAAACAAG gctATTATTAATGCCCTTGGTGTGGAGAGGAGGAACAGAGTGCTGGCAGGGCTGTACATGGGCCGCTCGGACACCCAGCTGGTAGTGCGTCAAGCCTCCTTGCACGTCTGGAAGATCGTAGTCTCAAACACTCCTCGTACACTGCGGGAAATTTTGCCAACCCTCTTTGGGCTTCTGCTGAAGTTCTTGGCCAGTACTTGTGCAGATAAGCGAACG GTTGCAGCACGGACATTAGGAGACCTTGTCCGAAAGTTAGGAGAGAAGATCCTTCCTGAAATCATTCCCATCCTGGAAGATGGACTGAGGTCCGACAAGAGTGATGAGAGGCAAGGAGTCTGCATTGGGTTGAGCGAGATAATGAAATCCACCAGCAGGGATGCG GTACTGCTTTTCTCCGAGTCCCTAGTTCCTACAGTGAGAAAAGCTCTCTGCGACCCTCTGGAAGAAGTCCGAGAGGCTGCAGCTAAAACATTTGAACAGTTGCACTCAACAATTGGACATCAAGCTCTGGAGGATATCCTGCCATTTTTACTGAGGCAGCTG GATAATGAAGAGACATCTGACTTTGCTGTGGATGGTCTTAAACAAGTTATGGCTGTCAAGAGCCGTGTGGTGCTGCCTTATTTGGTGCCAAAG ctgactACTCCCCCTGTGAACACCCGTGTGCTAGCTTTCCTCTCATCGGTGGCAGGGGACGCTCTGACACGGCACTTGGGTGTCATCCTGCCTGCTATGATGTCTGCGCTGAAAGAGAAGCTGGGGACTAGTGAAGAGCAATTG GAGATGGCAAACTGCCAGTCTGTAATCCTGTCTGTGGAAGATGACGCTGGACAAAGAATTATAACTGAAGATTTACTGGAAGCTACCCGCAGCCCTGAGCTGGGAATGAGACAGGCAGCAGCTGTCATTCTGAACATCTACTGCTCCAAGACAAAAGCAGACTATACTGGCCATCTCAAGAGCTTGGTTTCAGGCTTGATACGTCTGTTTAATGACACCAACCCTGTAGTTTTGAATGAAAGCTGGGATGCGCTGAATTCCATCACCAAG AAATTAGACGCTGGGAATCAGCTTGCTCTCATTGAGGACCTGCACAAGGATATCCGGATTGTAGGGAACGAGGCCAAAGGCGAGCATGTGCCGGGATTCTGTATTCCTAAGAAG GGCGTGACTTCCATACTCCTGGTGCTGCGGGAAGGTGTTTTAACTGGTAATCCAGAGCAGAAGGAGGAGGCAGCAAAGGCCTTAGGGCTGGTTATTAAGCTGACTTCTGCTGAATCTCTGAAACCATCTGTGGTGAGCATTACTGGGCCACTTATTCGGATATTGGGAGATCGATTCAGCTGGAATGTCAAGGTGGCTCTGCTTGAAACATTAAGCCTTCTCTTAGCCAAG GTTGAGATTGCCCTGAAGCCGTTTTTGCCCCAGTTGCAAACAACCTTCACCAAAGCTCTACAAGACTCCAACCGTGCCGTTCGCCTTAAAGCTGCCGATGCTCTTGGTAAACTCATCGTCATCCACGTAAAAGTGGATCCTCTCTTTACGGAGCTACTGAATGGAATTCGTTCCAGTGATGACTCTGCCATCAG GGACACAATGCTGCAAGCGCTGCGGTTTGTAACACGAGGAGCTGGTGCAAAAGTAGATGCTGCGATTAGGAAGAATATCAGCATGGTGCTTCTGGGGATGCTGGGACATGACGAG GATGCCACCCGCATGGCCTCAGCTGGCTGCTTGGCAGAACTGTGCGCGTTCCTGTCAGAAGAGGAGCTCAGTACTGTTCTGCACCAGCACTTACTGG CAGATGTCTCTGGCATTGACTGGATGGTGAGACACGGACGGAGCCTGGCGCTCTCTGTGGCTGTCAGCGTTGCTCCTAGCAGGCTGTGTTCCCCCAAATACTACAACAGCGTCCAGGAGATGATCCTCAGCAACGCCACTGCTGACAGG ATTCCCATTGCAGTCAGTGGCATCAGAGGGATGGGCTTTCTTATGAAATACCACATGGAAGGAGGAGGGACCCTGCCTCCAAAACTGTCCAACCTCTTTATTAAG TGTCTCCAGAATTCATCCAGCGACATAAAGTTGG